Genomic window (Pongo abelii isolate AG06213 chromosome Y, NHGRI_mPonAbe1-v2.0_pri, whole genome shotgun sequence):
GCTATAACCTGCCTTGCAGTGCAGTCTCTAATCTGCCTTTTTCAGCCCAATGCCATGAATGTCCTGGATTCTGTCACTCTCTCTCGTCCTCTCAAGGAATTTCTACATATAGGAAAGCAGCCTCAATTTCTACATTTCTGAAATGAGCGTCCAGGCTCCCTGAATAGGCAGGTGTGTCAACCCCCTCATAGTGGGCATCAAACAGCTCCAGTTCCAACTGAACGGCTCACCTGAAATCTCTGTTCCCTCTTCAGGTGGCTTCATCCTCTTGTAGTACGGCAGGGGATTGCGCCACAGGTCCTTACATAGGATCTGTCAGGGGAATCAATCGGCAAACGCCTCATCAGGGCTCAGACTGGTGACCCAAACAGGTGGGAACACACCAGGGTCATTGCTGATGTTTCCCAGTGAGGACCCACCTCAGCAATCCTATTAGATCCTGCGAAGTTGTGGTCAGAAAACCAGTTGAAGAAGTTAAGGCTGCTGTTGTGGTGTCTGCGGCGATAGGCCTCAACTTCATAATCTGGATGCcactgaattggagtggaatgagaagcCCTGtattctacagagacagaaagttttGTGGGAAGGGGACTGGATCACGTTGGCAATGATCCCCCCACCATCTTCCTTCCACTACCCATCCTGGGAGCCACCTGTCACCTGTGATGTTCACCAGATATTCCTTGGTAATCACTTTATTCTGGAAGTAGGGGTTACTCCGAAAGAACAACATGATCCTGCAGAGATGAACGGGATGCTTCACTTCTTCCACCTGTCAGGACAAGGTGGAGAAAGTTTAAATACCTTTTTGGGTGAGGTGCCAACTGTTGCTCACAGGAACCAATTATTTCCCTTACCCTCCCCCACTAAACCCTCTAGCCTCAGTCTTGCTGTCCTCACCTCTAAGTTGATCATGTAGCTCAGCATGTCTTCATCTTGGTCAGTGATCAGGGCTGACATCTGGGGGTGGTTTGCAATCTGATTTAGGTCAAAGAGGCTTTACATGCGGTGGAAGGAGAAGCTAGGAGCAACAGGGAAGAAGGCCTAAGAGCACCCAGAGGCTGGGGTAGGGGATTTCTCAGATCTGCTTCCACGTATATGACCTCCTTTCGCCTCCCCCTACCCCTAAAATAAGGCCCCTTGGCTTCACAGAGGGTGTATAATTCTGAGGCTGACTGCACTGACATGCGGAGGTGCGATTTGCAGAGACTTGCTGGTGTCTGAGGAGTGGCAGAATCTGCTTATAGCCGAAGACGCCCAGTCCCAGATCGGACTAGAAAGGGGGAGCAATCACACTGCCTTAAAAATAGCTTGATGCACACAAAAACCTATTCTGGTCTGAACTCGCTTCTGTTCTTCAAAAACATGCCCCAAACGTCTGCTGCTCGGCATCACCAAGGGTTTCTCTGCCGCACACAGGAAAATAGTACCCACGCCTGCTGCAGTTTTCCCTAGCCACATTTGTCCGGGGCAACTCACCTTTGTTCCCCAAAGGTGGCGTCACATCGATGCCAAGCTGCCCATAAGTTACTTACACTTCCCCGAGAGCACCTCTCCACcagaaaggcagaagaaacacTGAGAAGGATACAACATTGGCCCAGAAGCCAGGGACGCTCTGGATGACCGCGCCTCTGCAGTCTAGGTGGGCCTTGCGCCTCCGCTCCATCTTTTCCCTCTGCCGAGAAAAGGCCTTCCTGGCTTGGGCATTAACCGGCCCCAGCTCCACCTGAACGGCCAGCAGCTCCTCCAGTGCAGACTCTGGGGTCATGggcccagggccaggctgtgccCG
Coding sequences:
- the LOC129053414 gene encoding testis-specific Y-encoded protein 3-like, which gives rise to MEAVQEGAAGVESEQVALGEEAVLVLDDIMAEVEVVAQEEGLVEPQEEAQRAQPGPGPMTPESALEELLAVQVELGPVNAQARKAFSRQREKMERRRKAHLDCRGAVIQSVPGFWANVIANHPQMSALITDQDEDMLSYMINLEVEEVKHPVHLCRIMLFFRSNPYFQNKVITKEYLVNITEYRASHSTPIQWHPDYEVEAYRRRHHNSSLNFFNWFSDHNFAGSNRIAEILCKDLWRNPLPYYKRMKPPEEGTEISGDSQMLS